One window from the genome of Flavobacteriales bacterium encodes:
- a CDS encoding mechanosensitive ion channel translates to MSLIEILEFHLFTIGEFTLTIHNLAQVLFIIVVNWALLMVVNKLFKRHWKRDNWETGRSHSLFKIVQYVSWILATIACFDSLGLSVTWILAGSAALGIGIGFGLQSFFNDIISGIFLLFEGTIEVDDVIEVDDIVGKVLKISLRATTITTRDDIIMIIPNHKFFSENVINWSHNEDQTRFSIKVGVAYGSDTGLVKQLLLESIEEHPEVLNKPTPLVRFNDFGDSSLDFEVFFWSENIFRIERIQSDIRFIIDKKFRDNKVEIPFPQRDLHIKSGLK, encoded by the coding sequence ATGAGTTTAATCGAAATCTTAGAATTTCACCTTTTTACCATCGGTGAATTCACTTTAACCATACATAATTTAGCGCAAGTACTATTTATTATAGTAGTAAACTGGGCTCTACTTATGGTCGTTAATAAGCTGTTTAAACGCCACTGGAAAAGAGATAACTGGGAAACTGGTAGATCTCACTCTCTTTTTAAAATCGTACAATATGTATCTTGGATACTAGCTACAATAGCTTGTTTTGATTCTTTAGGCCTAAGTGTCACGTGGATACTAGCGGGTTCAGCCGCATTAGGAATAGGAATTGGCTTTGGACTGCAATCGTTTTTTAATGACATAATTTCTGGGATATTTCTATTATTTGAAGGTACCATAGAAGTAGACGATGTAATTGAAGTAGATGACATCGTTGGAAAGGTTTTAAAAATTAGTTTAAGGGCCACAACGATAACTACAAGAGATGATATTATTATGATCATCCCAAATCATAAATTCTTTTCTGAGAATGTTATTAATTGGAGTCACAATGAAGACCAAACTCGATTTTCTATTAAAGTGGGAGTCGCGTACGGCAGTGATACAGGCTTGGTAAAGCAATTACTTCTTGAATCTATTGAGGAGCATCCTGAAGTGCTCAACAAACCTACTCCTTTAGTTCGTTTCAATGATTTTGGAGATTCGTCGTTAGATTTTGAAGTATTCTTCTGGAGTGAAAATATATTCCGAATAGAACGAATCCAGAGTGATATCCGTTTTATAATTGATAA